The Haloarcula pelagica genome includes a region encoding these proteins:
- a CDS encoding IS630 family transposase (programmed frameshift) yields the protein MSRKLYFVDLTEEERAELEALVSAGNHSAQKLTRARILLKSDEGWSDPKVADALDCGRATVQRTRERFSRERLGAIERKKPDRLYARKLDGSAEAHLIALACSEPPEGRARWTLHLLADTLVTLDEIDVESISHETVRQILKKTKLQPHRSTQWVIPPGQNAKFVCRMEDILALYHEPYDEDQPVVCFDETNKQLLTHVRDPLPAKPGAVARTDYTYRRGGTHNLFVISEPLVGWRHIDVTKKRAKVEFVEQMRQLADVHYPDADRIRVVLDNFSTHTEYAFYEFLPPKEARRLLAKLGFHFTPPHGSWLNMAEIELSALVSQCLARRIPDAATLRAEVAAWERSRNEADSSTDWQFTTDDARIKLRRLYPVSSDA from the exons ATGAGCAGGAAACTGTACTTCGTCGATTTGACGGAGGAAGAGCGAGCAGAACTCGAAGCGCTGGTCTCAGCTGGCAACCACAGTGCTCAAAAACTCACCCGAGCACGTATCTTGTTAAAATCCGACGAAGGCTGGAGCGACCCGAAAGTCGCTGACGCGCTGGACTGTGGCCGCGCCACCGTCCAGCGCACGCGTGAGCGCTTCTCCCGCGAGCGTCTCGGTGCCATCGAACGCAAGAAACCGGATCGTCTCTATGCGCGCAAACTCGATGGCAGCGCTGAAGCCCACCTGATTGCGTTGGCGTGCAGCGAGCCGCCCGAAGGGCGCGCTCGCTGGACACTCCACCTCCTCGCAGACACCCTTGTCACTCTCGATGAGATCGATGTCGAGTCGATCTCACATGAGACCGTTCGACAGATTCTCAAAAAAACGA AACTGCAACCTCACCGATCCACCCAGTGGGTGATTCCTCCCGGCCAAAACGCCAAGTTCGTCTGCCGGATGGAGGATATTCTCGCCCTCTACCACGAACCGTATGATGAGGATCAGCCGGTCGTCTGCTTCGACGAAACCAACAAACAACTTCTCACCCACGTCCGCGACCCGCTCCCGGCGAAACCGGGAGCGGTCGCTCGCACTGACTACACGTACCGAAGAGGCGGAACGCACAACCTCTTCGTGATCAGTGAACCACTGGTCGGCTGGCGTCACATCGATGTGACCAAGAAACGAGCCAAGGTCGAGTTCGTCGAGCAAATGCGCCAACTCGCCGATGTGCACTACCCGGATGCAGATCGCATCCGGGTGGTGCTCGACAACTTCAGCACTCACACCGAGTACGCCTTCTACGAGTTTCTCCCGCCAAAGGAGGCTCGGCGGTTGCTTGCGAAGCTAGGGTTTCACTTCACACCGCCGCACGGAAGTTGGCTCAATATGGCAGAAATCGAGCTCAGCGCACTCGTATCTCAGTGTCTCGCCCGCCGGATTCCCGACGCAGCGACGCTCCGTGCGGAGGTCGCTGCGTGGGAACGGAGCCGGAACGAAGCGGATTCCTCTACCGACTGGCAGTTCACAACCGATGATGCCCGCATCAAACTTCGCAGGCTCTATCCCGTCTCAAGTGACGCTTGA